From a region of the Mercurialis annua linkage group LG1-X, ddMerAnnu1.2, whole genome shotgun sequence genome:
- the LOC126665592 gene encoding 60S ribosomal protein L8-like yields the protein MGRVIRGQRKGAGSVFKSHSHHRKGPARFRSLDFGERNGYLKGVVDDIIHDPGRGAPLARVTFRHPLRYKLQKELFVAAEGMYTGQFVYCGKKANLTVGNVLPLREIPEGAVVCNVERHVGDRGVLARASGDYAVVISHNLDNGTSRVKLPSGAKKIIPSGCRAMIGQVAGGGRTEKPMLKAGNAYHKYKAKRNCWPKVRGVAMNPVDHPHGGGNHQHVGHATTVRRDAPPGQKVGLFAARRTGRLRGQAAAAAAKAD from the exons atgggCAGAGTAATTCGTGGGCAGCGTAAAGGTGCCGGTTCAGTCTTCAAGTCTCACAGCCACCACCGTAAGGGACCGGCAAGGTTCCGCTCTCTCGACTTCGGAGAGCGTAACGGATACCTAAAAGGCGTGGTTGACGACATAATTCACGACCCTGGCCGCGGTGCTCCGCTGGCCAGAGTCACTTTCCGACATCCGCTTCGGTACAAGCTTCAGAAGGAGCTGTTTGTGGCGGCCGAAGGAATGTATACCGGGCAGTTTGTGTACTGCGGTAAAAAGGCTAATTTGACGGTGGGTAATGTTTTGCCGTTGAGAGAAATTCCGGAAGGAGCAGTTGTTTGTAATGTGGAACGTCATGTAGGGGATAGAGGTGTTCTTGCTAGAGCTTCGGGTGATTATGCTGTTGTTATCAGTCATAATCTTGATAATGGAACTTCGag AGTCAAGCTTCCTTCCGGAGCCAAGAAGATTATTCCGAGCGGATGCCGAGCTATGATAGGGCAAGTTGCCGGCGGTGGTAGAACTGAAAAACCCATGTTGAAAGCCGGAAATGCATATCATAAATACAAAGCAAAGAGAAACTGCTGGCCTAAAGTTCGTGGTGTTGCTATGAATCCGGTGGACCATCCCCACGGTGGTGGTAATCATCAACACGTCGGTCATGCTACTACGGTTCGCCGTGACGCTCCTCCCGGCCAAAAGGTCGGTCTCTTTGCTGCAAGAAGAACTGGTCGTCTCCGAGGTCAAGCCGCCGCCGCTGCGGCTAAAGCAGATTGA
- the LOC126665591 gene encoding splicing factor U2af small subunit B-like: MAEHLASIFGTEKDRVNCPFYFKIGACRHGDRCSRIHTKPSVSPTLLLSNMYQRPDMITPGIDANGTAFDPSKVQQHFEDFYEDLFQELSKYGEIDSLNVCDNLADHMVGNVYVLFREEEHAQSALQNLGGRFYAGRPIIADFSPVTDFREATCRQYEENACERGGYCNFMHVKKIGRELRNQLFGRYRRRRSRSRSRSPGRRGSHEEYNHGNHRPGRRHGDEEQHRGGRSRRHRSISPDRRRRSRSPGRRRNRSPVREGSEERRARIAQWNKEKEEQQGSSKQVNTDDGESTGGVGGNGYRQGQRAY, from the exons ATGGCAGAACACTTAGCTTCGATATTCGGAACGGAGAAGGACCGCGTTAACTGTCCGTTCTATTTCAAGATCGGCGCGTGTAGACACGGCGACCGCTGTTCAAGGATCCATACCAAGCCGAGCGTGAGCCCTACGCTTTTGCTTTCTAATATGTATCAACGTCCTGACATGATTACCCCTGGCATCGACGCTAACGGCACCGCTTTTGATCCGAGCAAGGTTCAGCAGCACTTTGAG GATTTTTATGAGGATCTTTTTCAGGAGCTAAGCAAATATGGTGAAATTGATAGCTTGAATGTCTGTGACAACCTTGCTGATCACATG GTCGGGAATGTGTATGTTCTCTTTAGAGAGGAGGAGCATGCTCAAAGTGCACTTCAAAATTTGGGCGGGAGATTCTATGCTG GGCGTCCCATCATTGCTGATTTCTCGCCTGTGACAGACTTTCGTGAAGCCACCTGCAGGCAATATGAAGAGAACGCATGCGAACGTGGTGGCTATTGCAATTTTATGCATGTCAAAAAGATCGGCag GGAGTTGAGGAATCAATTGTTTGGGAGGTATAGACGAAGGCGCAGCCGCAGCCGCAGCCGAAGTCCGGGCAGGCGTGGCAGCCATGAAGAGTACAACCATGGTAACCACCGCCCAGGTAGAAGACATGGTGATGAGGAGCAACATCGTGGAGGTCGAAGCAGGAGGCACAGGAGTATAAGCCCTGATCGCAGACGTCGAAGCAGAAGTCCTGGGAGAAGGCGCAATCGAAGCCCAGTTAGGGAAGGCAGTGAGGAGCGACGTGCTAGAATTGCCCAATGGAACAAGGAAAAAGAAGAGCAACAGGGAAGTTCTAAACAGGTCAACACAGATGATGGTGAGAGTACCGGTGGAGTTGGTGGTAATGGGTATAGGCAAGGACAGCGTGCTTATTGA